AAGAGCTACTGCCTGACTCAACCTGACATTCGTAATGTATGCAGTGAAAGTAAGCCCAAGCTGTTTCTGAAATAAATGAGATAGGTAGGAGCTGCTTAAATAGATAGTGGAGGCTAGTCCACTCAGTGTAATATTCTCCCGATAATGTCGGTGAATATAATCGGTAGCTTTGCGCAGCCTTTCCCTGCTTGAGGATTTGGAGAGATCCTTATGCTTGTTCTGCTCAAGGAAATTATGCACTAGGTTGTTCAGCAATACTCCCACACGACTACGTAATAATATTGGTAAACGAGATTCATTTTTGTAATAGGCCTGGAATACGCTGGCGAACTCACTGCGGAGTATATTAAAGCGAGCTTGCTCCTCCTTCGGGTACAGAAAAGACTTACACTCTATATTTATACTTTCAATCTCAGGACAAAAAGCTGCCAAAAATGCGGGCGAGATAAACAACGACAACGCTTTGCCCGAACCTTGCATATCCAAGGCGTGCAGTTGGTAGCTATTCAACACAATAATGTCATCCTGCTGAACTTCATAGGTAAACTGATTGTCATCCAGCTGTAGTACCCCTGTTCCCTGCAAGATGTATAATATCTCAAGCTCCTGATGCCAGGAAGCGACAGTGTCTTCAGGGAGGTTAATTGAAAACCTAAAATCTGAGGCTATCAATGTATTTTCTTGCATACCTAACCTCCTATTCATATATCGTAATGGAGTTATCCCTCATCCAACATGCTATCATATAAATCTATGAAAGTAAGTTTACCATTGATAACGAGGGTTCGGTTCAGGTTATTTTTAGTGTCTTTTTTACAAATAAAATAAAAAGTATCAGACTGATAAACCCAGATATAGCACAAGTAATAAATACCATCTGATATCCCATAAGCTGTGAAACAAATCCTAGTAGAATAGCTCCCAAACCAATTCCTAAATCAAAAGCAGTTAAGAATGTAGCGTTCGCTACACCTCTTTTCACTGGTGGAGCTAATCGAATCATCGCTACTTGAAGAGCCGGTTGTGCTGATCCGAATCCAATTCCGTACAAAATAGCAGTAATAACTACTCCAGTAAGTCCTTTAGACAATGTTAGGACGAATAGTGCGACTATCAGAATGAAAAGAGCAGGAACAATAATGACCCCTTCTCCATATTTATCGGAGATCTTCCCTGTAAGTGGTCTAATTACTGCAAGTGTGACTGCATACACTAAGAAAAAAGTACCCGTATTCACTTCAATATTTGCCGCAAACAGTGGTAAAAATGTTGTAATGCCTCCAAAAGTAAAAGATAAGAAAAATGTAACAATAGCGATAGGGAAGACTGTTTTTTCAAAAAATGATATTGGTTTTTTTGATGTATTTTGAACTGTTGGAATTTTTGCACCAAACCCAAGTACGAATGCAATCAATGCTAATGCTGTGCAGAGAAGAAATAGGTAATGAAATGAATATGATTTTGTTATCCAAAGACCAACGATTGGTCCTAATGCCATTCCTAATGTCATTGCTAGTCCATACCATCCCATACCTTCCCCACGACGAGATTGTGGAATAACATCAGTCACTGCCGTGCCTATCGAAGTTGTAGCAACTGCCCAGCTGACTCCATGGAGGATACGTAATACTACTAAAAATATAATGCCTGTTACCCAATCATAAAAATACATGGTTATAGCAAAAAATAGTAATCCGCTTATTATAAATGCTCGTCGACCATACCGATCCATTAATCCTCCAATTATAGGACGGAAAATTACTGCCGATATTGTAAACACTCCAATAATTAATCCAACCTGAGATTCACTTCCACCTAATTGTTTGATAAACATAGGCAGTGTTGGCATCAGTAAATAAAAACCACTAAATAGTAATAAAGCTGTAATTGTCAGCATGATATAATTTTTTGTCCATAAACGTTCCATTGTAATGTAATCCTTCTTTCCGTAGGCGAATAAAAAAGCAGTACCACCGCTATAACAGTGTTGGTACTGCCTTATAGAGTGATAATAGTTTGGTTAATTAGAGCAAACTTGATACTGTAACAGCCCTTTCAAGCCCTTCGGCTATAATCTCTTCTGCCTTATCAGGGAATTGGCTGTGTCCTTCAATCACGATGGTCTCCATATCTTTTACACCGAAGAAGTTCATCATACTTGTAACATATTTAACAGCCATCTCTACATCAGCTTTTGGTCCCTCAGAATA
This window of the Paenibacillus sp. FSL R10-2734 genome carries:
- a CDS encoding MFS transporter, with translation MERLWTKNYIMLTITALLLFSGFYLLMPTLPMFIKQLGGSESQVGLIIGVFTISAVIFRPIIGGLMDRYGRRAFIISGLLFFAITMYFYDWVTGIIFLVVLRILHGVSWAVATTSIGTAVTDVIPQSRRGEGMGWYGLAMTLGMALGPIVGLWITKSYSFHYLFLLCTALALIAFVLGFGAKIPTVQNTSKKPISFFEKTVFPIAIVTFFLSFTFGGITTFLPLFAANIEVNTGTFFLVYAVTLAVIRPLTGKISDKYGEGVIIVPALFILIVALFVLTLSKGLTGVVITAILYGIGFGSAQPALQVAMIRLAPPVKRGVANATFLTAFDLGIGLGAILLGFVSQLMGYQMVFITCAISGFISLILFILFVKKTLKIT